From Defluviimonas aquaemixtae, one genomic window encodes:
- a CDS encoding glycosyltransferase family 25 protein — protein sequence MKALVINLATETDRMTFQSRQLDALGVEWERLDAVSPRTLTPPPDDPYWTRWQRPLRDAEKAATASHRSAWQRIAEGKAPMLVLEDDAVLMRDVPAFLAAVEGLPGIDHISLETRGRRKLLGQRHAAAPMVRLWQDYTGAAAYVLWPSGARILMEDCARAAGIADGIICAAHRMCSWQADPALAVQLDRCVAHGLAAPIAVNSSILAETRPDRRNIPLSARASYRARRIAGQIRILARRLACVGRARRRHVALATQRR from the coding sequence ATGAAGGCGCTGGTCATTAACCTCGCCACGGAAACCGACCGCATGACCTTCCAGTCCCGCCAGCTCGACGCGCTGGGCGTCGAATGGGAACGGCTCGATGCAGTTTCTCCCCGCACGCTGACCCCGCCACCCGACGATCCCTACTGGACGCGCTGGCAGCGGCCCCTGCGGGATGCCGAGAAAGCCGCAACCGCCTCGCACCGGAGCGCCTGGCAGCGGATCGCCGAAGGCAAGGCGCCGATGCTCGTGCTTGAGGATGACGCGGTGCTGATGCGAGACGTTCCGGCGTTTCTGGCCGCCGTCGAAGGTCTGCCCGGCATCGACCATATCTCGCTCGAAACCCGGGGACGGCGGAAGCTGCTCGGCCAACGCCACGCCGCGGCGCCGATGGTGCGGCTCTGGCAGGACTACACAGGCGCCGCTGCCTATGTGCTATGGCCGAGCGGGGCGCGAATACTGATGGAGGATTGCGCGCGGGCGGCCGGGATCGCGGACGGGATAATCTGCGCCGCGCACCGCATGTGCTCATGGCAGGCCGATCCCGCGCTCGCCGTCCAGCTTGACCGGTGCGTGGCTCACGGGCTGGCCGCCCCGATCGCGGTCAACAGCAGCATCCTCGCCGAAACCCGGCCTGACCGGCGCAACATTCCGCTTTCCGCGCGGGCAAGCTACCGTGCCCGGCGCATCGCTGGACAGATCCGCATCCTCGCGCGGCGTCTCGCCTGCGTTGGCCGTGCGAGGCGGCGGCACGTCGCGCTCGCCACGCAGCGGCGGTGA
- the pnp gene encoding polyribonucleotide nucleotidyltransferase has protein sequence MFNETRKSIQWGQETLTLETGKVARQADGSVIATLGETSVMANVTYAREQKPGQDFFPLTVHYQEKTYAAGKIPGGFFKREGRPSEKETLTSRLIDRPIRPLFVPGFKNEVLVICTVLSHDLVNDPDMVAMIAASAALTISGVPFMGPIGACRVGFANGEYVLNPEVADMDQLRMNPEQRLDLVVAGTKDAVMMVESEAYELSEAEMLGAVKFGHEQMQPVIDLIIDLAEATAKEPFDFQPADYSDLYAKVKKAGEKPMRAAFAILDKQERTNAIAAAREAVKATLTEEELEDQNLGSAFKKLESSILRGDVVATGKRIDGRDTKTVRPIVAEVGLLPRTHGSALFTRGETQGLVITTLGTGEDEQIIDALHGNFRSNFLLHYNFPPYSVGEVGRFGPPGRREIGHGKLAWRALQAVLPAPTDFPYTIRLVSEITESNGSSSMATVCGSSLSMMDAGVPLKAPVAGVAMGLILEEDGQYAVLTDILGDEDHLGDMDFKVAGTDAGITSLQMDIKVAGITPEIMEQALAQAKDGRMHILGEMSKALSEGRSEFSAHAPRIETMTIPTDKIREVIGSGGKVIREIVEVSGAKVDINDDGVIKIASPNADAIQKAYDMIYSIVAEPEEGKIYTGKVVKLVDFGAFVNFFGKRDGLVHVSQIANKRLNHPSDLLKEGQEVKVKLLGFDDRGKVRLGMKMVDQETGEEIAPDKKEKADAE, from the coding sequence ATGTTCAACGAAACCAGGAAATCCATCCAGTGGGGCCAGGAAACGCTCACACTGGAAACGGGGAAAGTCGCCCGTCAGGCCGACGGATCGGTCATCGCCACGCTGGGCGAAACCTCCGTCATGGCCAACGTGACCTATGCCCGCGAACAGAAGCCCGGCCAGGACTTCTTCCCGCTCACCGTGCACTATCAGGAAAAGACCTATGCCGCCGGCAAGATCCCGGGCGGCTTCTTCAAGCGCGAGGGCCGTCCGTCCGAAAAGGAAACGCTGACCTCGCGGCTCATTGACCGCCCGATCCGCCCGCTGTTCGTGCCGGGCTTCAAGAATGAAGTGCTGGTGATCTGCACCGTGCTTTCGCACGATCTGGTCAACGATCCCGACATGGTAGCGATGATCGCCGCCTCGGCCGCGCTGACGATCTCGGGCGTGCCGTTCATGGGGCCGATCGGCGCCTGCCGCGTCGGCTTCGCAAATGGCGAATACGTGCTGAACCCCGAAGTCGCCGACATGGACCAACTGCGGATGAACCCCGAGCAACGGCTCGATCTCGTCGTCGCCGGTACCAAGGACGCGGTGATGATGGTCGAATCTGAGGCCTACGAGCTCTCCGAGGCCGAGATGCTAGGCGCGGTGAAATTCGGCCACGAGCAGATGCAGCCGGTGATCGACCTGATCATCGACCTCGCCGAGGCTACGGCAAAAGAGCCGTTCGACTTCCAGCCAGCCGACTATTCGGATCTCTACGCCAAAGTTAAGAAGGCCGGCGAAAAGCCGATGCGCGCCGCCTTCGCGATTCTCGACAAACAGGAACGGACGAACGCCATCGCCGCCGCCCGCGAGGCGGTCAAGGCGACGCTCACGGAAGAAGAACTGGAGGACCAGAACCTCGGCTCCGCGTTCAAGAAGCTCGAAAGCTCGATCCTGCGCGGCGACGTGGTCGCCACGGGCAAGCGCATTGACGGCCGCGACACCAAAACCGTCCGGCCGATCGTTGCAGAAGTGGGCCTTCTGCCCCGTACCCACGGCTCGGCGCTCTTCACCCGGGGCGAGACCCAGGGCCTCGTGATCACCACGCTCGGCACCGGCGAGGACGAGCAGATCATCGACGCGCTGCACGGCAACTTCCGCTCGAACTTCCTCCTGCACTACAACTTCCCGCCCTATTCGGTCGGCGAGGTCGGCCGCTTCGGTCCTCCGGGCCGGCGCGAGATCGGCCACGGCAAGCTCGCCTGGCGCGCGCTCCAGGCGGTCCTGCCGGCGCCCACCGACTTCCCCTACACGATCCGTCTCGTCTCCGAGATCACGGAATCAAACGGTTCGTCCTCGATGGCCACCGTCTGCGGCTCGTCGCTTTCCATGATGGATGCGGGCGTACCGCTGAAGGCGCCGGTCGCGGGCGTCGCGATGGGCCTCATTCTCGAAGAGGACGGGCAGTACGCGGTGCTCACCGACATCCTCGGCGACGAGGATCACCTTGGCGACATGGACTTCAAGGTCGCGGGTACCGATGCGGGCATTACCTCGCTCCAGATGGACATCAAGGTCGCGGGCATCACGCCCGAGATCATGGAGCAGGCGCTCGCCCAGGCGAAGGACGGCCGGATGCATATCCTCGGCGAGATGTCGAAGGCGCTATCCGAGGGCCGGTCGGAATTCTCCGCCCATGCCCCGCGCATCGAGACCATGACCATCCCCACCGACAAGATCCGCGAAGTGATCGGATCGGGCGGCAAGGTCATCCGCGAGATCGTGGAAGTGTCTGGCGCCAAGGTCGACATCAACGACGACGGCGTGATCAAGATCGCCTCGCCGAATGCCGATGCGATCCAGAAAGCCTACGACATGATCTACTCGATCGTGGCAGAGCCTGAAGAGGGCAAGATCTACACCGGCAAGGTCGTGAAGCTCGTCGATTTCGGCGCATTCGTGAACTTCTTCGGCAAGCGGGACGGTCTCGTCCACGTGTCCCAGATCGCCAATAAGCGCCTCAACCATCCGAGCGACCTGCTGAAGGAAGGCCAGGAAGTGAAGGTCAAGCTCCTCGGCTTCGACGATCGCGGCAAGGTCCGGCTCGGCATGAAGATGGTCGATCAGGAAACGGGCGAAGAGATCGCGCCCGACAAGAAGGAAAAGGCCGACGCCGAATAA
- a CDS encoding glycosyltransferase family 25 protein, with the protein MWPAYVINLKDNAARMENAAALLDGHGIGFERIDAVNGWKLSEDDIARVYDARANARGGRHPLVPAEIGCYLSHITAWKRIAGGPAEGGFVFEDDVAASGDLARVLALLAEDRAGDWDMVKLFSFDEEPDIVADRSLGDEHRLVIPYRVPTCLIGYGLTRGAAARLADRAIPFFRPVDEDQKFFWETGLRVALVLPPPVRVGDQQTNTGTIGSARRAAGVSGLAQALRALRYQLGYRLALRRAWRKRRTEG; encoded by the coding sequence ATGTGGCCGGCCTATGTCATCAACCTCAAGGACAACGCTGCCCGCATGGAGAATGCCGCGGCGCTTCTCGACGGGCATGGCATCGGGTTCGAGCGCATCGATGCGGTCAACGGCTGGAAACTGTCCGAGGATGACATCGCCCGGGTCTACGACGCCCGTGCAAACGCCCGCGGAGGCCGCCATCCGCTCGTCCCGGCCGAGATCGGCTGCTATCTGAGCCATATCACGGCCTGGAAGCGGATCGCCGGAGGACCGGCTGAAGGCGGGTTCGTCTTCGAGGACGATGTGGCCGCGTCCGGCGATCTCGCCCGCGTTCTCGCGCTTCTCGCCGAGGACCGCGCCGGGGACTGGGACATGGTCAAGCTTTTCTCCTTCGACGAGGAGCCGGACATCGTCGCTGACCGGTCGCTCGGGGACGAACACCGGCTGGTGATCCCCTACCGCGTGCCGACGTGCCTTATCGGCTATGGTTTGACGCGGGGCGCGGCGGCGCGGTTGGCCGACCGCGCGATCCCGTTCTTCCGGCCCGTCGACGAGGATCAGAAGTTCTTCTGGGAAACCGGCCTTCGCGTTGCGCTCGTCCTGCCGCCGCCCGTGCGCGTCGGCGATCAACAGACGAATACCGGTACTATCGGCTCCGCGCGGCGCGCGGCGGGGGTGAGCGGTCTGGCGCAGGCGCTCCGCGCGCTCCGCTACCAACTAGGCTATCGCCTTGCATTGCGTCGGGCGTGGCGCAAGCGCCGGACGGAGGGTTAG
- a CDS encoding homocysteine S-methyltransferase family protein translates to MLRSPKPITARMSERAGAGVDLITVMTMTHVGEATGIVRAAAKAGVPVAMSFTTETDGRLPTGETLGEAIVAFDREGEAALAYYMINCAHPDQFCDVIEKGADWTFRIRGVRAKASRQSNAELDEAEALDVGDGTRIVSPQDPNS, encoded by the coding sequence ATGCTGCGGAGTCCGAAGCCTATCACGGCGCGCATGTCAGAACGCGCGGGCGCTGGTGTCGACTTGATCACGGTCATGACCATGACCCATGTCGGCGAGGCGACGGGCATCGTCCGCGCGGCGGCAAAAGCCGGCGTCCCCGTGGCGATGTCGTTTACGACGGAAACCGACGGCCGACTGCCGACCGGCGAAACCCTGGGCGAGGCCATTGTCGCGTTCGATCGCGAAGGCGAGGCGGCTCTCGCCTACTACATGATCAACTGCGCGCATCCGGACCAGTTCTGCGATGTCATCGAGAAGGGCGCCGACTGGACCTTTCGCATCCGTGGCGTGCGCGCCAAGGCGTCGCGGCAAAGCAATGCCGAGCTTGACGAGGCCGAGGCGCTCGATGTTGGCGACGGGACCCGCATTGTGAGTCCGCAGGATCCGAACTCGTGA
- a CDS encoding glycosyltransferase produces the protein MRVLHLHFGKDGGAERFFVNLVAAFGRRGVEQRFVIRPDRGWREGIAPHGPIIENHYRRLSLSAPVLEWRVRRLCRTWRPDAIMAWMPRAARLMPQWSDAVKLTRLGDFPENLKHFGNCDLLVGNLPGIGTKCRALGWTKPVVTISNFPRPVAPLPVSRAVHDTPDDVFLIAAGGRFVPRKGMDLAIRAAARVPGSWLWLAGDGKEREALEALVRDCRMTDRTRFLGWQDEPIHQIAAADAFVMPSRHEPLGNMLLEAWQAGVPSVSTASEGPSWFMRDGTDGLVVPIDDVDALAAALERLRTDREAAGRFAENAKSRLQEMFSEQGVVDAYLKLFSGDFSDPFGEAA, from the coding sequence ATGCGAGTCCTGCACCTGCATTTCGGGAAGGACGGCGGCGCGGAGCGCTTCTTCGTCAATCTCGTCGCCGCCTTCGGGCGGCGGGGGGTGGAGCAGCGCTTCGTCATCCGCCCCGATCGCGGCTGGCGCGAGGGGATCGCGCCCCACGGCCCCATCATCGAGAACCACTATCGCCGCTTGTCGCTCAGCGCGCCCGTGCTCGAATGGCGGGTCCGGCGGCTCTGCCGGACGTGGCGGCCCGATGCGATCATGGCTTGGATGCCGCGCGCGGCGCGGCTGATGCCGCAGTGGTCCGATGCGGTGAAGTTGACCCGGCTCGGCGACTTCCCAGAGAATCTCAAGCATTTCGGCAATTGTGACCTACTGGTCGGCAACCTGCCCGGAATCGGCACAAAATGCCGCGCGCTCGGCTGGACGAAGCCGGTCGTCACAATTTCGAACTTCCCCCGTCCTGTCGCGCCGCTGCCTGTCTCGCGGGCGGTGCATGACACGCCCGACGACGTCTTCCTGATCGCCGCCGGGGGGCGGTTCGTTCCTCGCAAAGGCATGGACCTTGCCATCCGCGCCGCCGCGCGCGTTCCCGGTTCCTGGCTCTGGCTCGCCGGAGACGGAAAGGAACGCGAAGCGCTTGAAGCTCTGGTGAGGGATTGCAGGATGACGGACCGCACGCGCTTTCTCGGCTGGCAGGACGAGCCCATCCATCAAATCGCCGCCGCCGACGCCTTCGTAATGCCTTCGCGGCACGAACCCTTGGGCAACATGCTCCTTGAAGCTTGGCAGGCGGGCGTGCCCTCGGTCTCGACCGCGTCCGAGGGGCCAAGCTGGTTCATGCGCGACGGGACCGACGGGCTCGTCGTGCCGATCGACGACGTGGACGCGCTCGCCGCGGCGCTGGAACGGCTCAGGACGGACCGCGAAGCCGCCGGGCGCTTTGCCGAGAACGCGAAGTCCCGGCTTCAGGAGATGTTCAGCGAGCAAGGCGTGGTTGACGCCTACTTGAAGCTTTTCTCCGGCGATTTCTCCGACCCTTTCGGTGAGGCGGCATGA
- a CDS encoding class I SAM-dependent methyltransferase, with product MDYHYTPPPVPTLARWRRLYRSHPGLSVLRVLEYEALAAQPLAGRVLDVGGGAKSPYVSHMSQGIEVESVNIDPKIEPTYLIEPGERFPVPEARYDHVICLNTLEHIYDAASVLKDIRRVLKPGGTAIVTVPWIFRIHAHPDDYFRATPSWWRESFERAGFSQLELQPLVWGRYTSASAISGHRGPFPRLMFHGAHLRDWLYALLTVRGGTYSGKRGERICAVSSGWMMIGEA from the coding sequence ATGGACTACCACTACACGCCGCCGCCGGTGCCGACACTCGCGCGCTGGCGGCGTCTCTACCGGAGCCATCCGGGGCTTTCGGTGCTGCGCGTCCTGGAATACGAGGCGCTGGCGGCTCAGCCGCTCGCGGGCCGCGTGCTCGACGTTGGCGGCGGCGCGAAGTCGCCCTATGTGTCTCATATGTCGCAGGGGATTGAGGTCGAATCCGTCAACATCGACCCGAAGATCGAGCCGACCTACCTGATCGAACCTGGCGAGCGTTTCCCGGTCCCCGAGGCGCGCTACGATCATGTTATCTGCCTGAACACGCTGGAGCACATATACGACGCGGCGTCCGTGCTGAAAGACATCCGCCGGGTGCTCAAGCCAGGCGGCACGGCGATCGTGACCGTTCCGTGGATCTTTCGCATCCACGCGCATCCCGACGACTACTTCCGGGCGACGCCAAGCTGGTGGCGCGAGTCCTTCGAGCGCGCGGGCTTCAGTCAACTCGAACTTCAGCCACTCGTATGGGGGCGCTACACGTCGGCGAGCGCCATTTCCGGGCATCGCGGGCCGTTCCCGCGGCTCATGTTTCACGGTGCGCATCTGCGCGACTGGCTTTATGCGCTGCTGACGGTTCGGGGCGGCACCTATTCCGGGAAACGCGGTGAGCGCATCTGCGCCGTGTCATCCGGCTGGATGATGATCGGCGAGGCCTAA
- a CDS encoding FkbM family methyltransferase, with product MRLNAFRNIEERLSDAMSIDAYCRVVNARNALRGKAQRIAPVPGEDSALHVARTGAEEIHICRRGRHNRYKRGITAGVDALAADYHLNRIDTLRDGLFIDCGANVGELGLWARARGHGYVAFEPEALEARCCDLNNFGGEARTIRKALWKEETTLRFYTKPESADSSVLAGHGMEDFVEIAATTFDAAVDLSSVTGPVIFKLEAEGAEPEVLEGARNSLDRIDWVAVDCGYERGPAKAHTFVETNTFLQDHGFRLEAAQFRRVTALYRRTG from the coding sequence GTGAGACTTAATGCTTTCCGCAATATCGAGGAGCGTCTGAGCGACGCGATGTCTATCGACGCCTATTGCCGCGTCGTGAACGCGCGCAACGCTCTGCGCGGTAAGGCGCAGCGTATCGCGCCCGTGCCCGGCGAAGACAGTGCCCTGCACGTGGCGCGCACGGGCGCTGAAGAAATCCACATCTGTCGCCGCGGCCGCCACAACCGCTACAAGCGTGGTATTACCGCAGGTGTCGACGCGCTGGCCGCCGACTATCATCTGAACCGGATCGACACTCTACGCGATGGCCTGTTCATCGATTGCGGCGCCAATGTCGGCGAGTTGGGCCTTTGGGCCCGTGCGCGCGGCCACGGCTACGTCGCGTTCGAGCCCGAGGCGCTGGAGGCGCGCTGCTGCGATCTCAACAATTTCGGCGGCGAGGCACGGACGATCCGCAAGGCGCTCTGGAAAGAGGAGACGACGCTGCGCTTCTATACCAAGCCCGAAAGCGCCGACAGCTCAGTGCTCGCAGGTCACGGCATGGAGGATTTTGTCGAGATCGCCGCGACGACGTTTGATGCTGCGGTGGACCTCTCGTCCGTGACCGGCCCGGTGATCTTCAAGCTGGAAGCCGAGGGCGCGGAACCGGAGGTGCTGGAGGGCGCGCGTAACAGCTTGGACCGGATCGATTGGGTGGCCGTCGATTGCGGCTATGAGCGTGGCCCGGCAAAGGCACATACCTTCGTCGAGACCAACACGTTCCTTCAGGATCACGGGTTCCGGCTCGAGGCAGCGCAATTTCGCCGCGTGACTGCACTCTACCGGCGAACGGGCTGA